In Hyalangium minutum, the genomic stretch CGTCTCGAGCTCGAGCCTCTCCGCCGGGGTCTCCAGCACGCTGGGAGAGGCCAGGAGCGGCGCGTTTCCGGGCATCGTCAACTCCGAGGCGCAGGCATCGCACGGCGCGTAGGCGGAGGGCAGGGGCGAGCCGCAGCGCACGCAGCGGAAATCCGTCGGCGGTGCGGCAGGCGCCTCGGCGGGAGCCTGGGGCGGGGGCATGGTCTTCAGGGACGGCTGCGAGGGAGACTTGAGCAGGGTTGGGGCGAGCCCCGGGGTGGGAGTGCGGGGGACGGGCCCCGGAATGGGGGCGGGGGACACGAGCCGGCCGCTGCTGCTCAGCTCCGAGCTGCCGGCAGGCAGGGCCCACTCGGAGGTGGGCTCGGGCACCCGGCGTCCTGTCTCAGGTGCGGGCGGACTTGGAGGAGGGGAAGGGGGAGCCGCGACAGCTTGCGGCGCAGCGGCCGGGGCGCGAGCGGGCTCGGAGGCCTTGGCCGCCTGGGCTTGCTCGAGGAGGGTGAGCGGCAGGTTCTGCTGCGCGAGGAAGGCGGCCAGCGTGTGAGAGGAGCCGGGCTCACCGGCTCGCGCCAGGTAGCGTCCGAGCGCTTCCGCCATGGCCTCGGGCTGAGGAAAACGAGCCTCGGGGGCCTTCTCGAGCGAGCGCATCACCACCTCGGCCAGCGGCGCCGGCACCTCCGTGAGCGGAGGCGGAGTGCCACTGGCGATGGCCATGGCGACGATGATGGCCTCGGTCGAGGTGCTGAAGGGGTGCTGGCCGGCGAGCAGCTCGTAGAGGACGATGCCGAGGGAGAACTGATCGCTGGCGGCGGTGGCGGCGCCCCCGGTAATCACCTCGGGCGCGGCATAGGAGGGCTTGCCCTTGAAGACACCGGGCTGGGTGCCGTGGGAGACGCCCTCCAGCTTGGCGATGCCGAAGTCGGTGAGCTTCACCTCGCCCTCGCGCGAGATGAGGATGTTGGACGGGGAGATGTCGCGGTGGGCCGTGAGCACCGGACGCCCGTTGTGCGTGCGCCGGTAGGCGTGGCTGAGCCCCGCGAGCGCCTGAGCGCCAATGAAGGCCACGAGGTGTGGCGGGAGGCGGGCGTTGCGCCGCTTCAGGTGGCGGACGAGCACTCCCAGGTCCCACCCGTTGACCAGCTCCATGACGAGGAACAGGCCGGTGGCGTCATTGCCCACGTCATAGACGCTGACGAGGTTCTGGTGCTGCAGGTGGGTGGCGAGCCGGGCCTCGGCGACGAACATGCTCGCGACGGCCTCGTCCTTGGCGAGGTACGGGAGGATGCGCTTGATGGCCACGGGCTTCTCGAAGCCCTCGGCGCCGCGGGCGATGCCCAGGAAGAGCTCGGCCATGCCTCCCGAGGCCAGAGGCCGCACGAGCCGGTAACGTTCGTTCACAGCGGGCCTCCCGAGACCTCAGCCCTGGGGCTGGGTGATCTCCCGCAGAAGGGGCCACGGGTAGATGCCGGTGCCGTGCCCATCGGTGAAGGTGAGGGTGAGCGCGTAGTTGCCCACCGGCTGCAGGGCCTGGATGCGGATGTCTGCGGGGACGCGGGCCGGATCCAGCGTGCGGCGGTTGGTCCACTCATCCACGCAGGCGGCGCAGGGGCACTGCTGGCGCAGCACCTGGGCGCTGGCGGAGGTGCGCGCCCCGTCCTCCCACGTGAGGCTCAGCGCCGAGGCATCCGGCGCGAGCTGGACGTCCGTGGCGGAGACGGGCTTGGGGGCGGGCTTGATGCGATCCCAGAAGCTCAACGATTCACCTTCCGAAGCCAGAGCAGCGTTGCGCGGTGTGTAGCATCCACCGGGGCCTCAGGCGAGGGACCTCGGATCACGAGGCCAGCTTGACCGGCTGGCGGTGGCCCTCCAGGCGGACGCCCTTCTTCTGGAGCACGGCGCGCAGTGCCGCCACGACTTGAGGATCCAACTGGGCGCCGGTGAGCTTGTCGAGGATCTGCATGGCCTGCTCCAGTGGCATGGCCTTCTGGTAGGGACGCGTGGAGGTGCACGCGTCGAAGGTGTCCGCGCAGGCGACGATGCGGGCCAGCATGGGGATCTCCTCGCCCTTGAGCTTGTCCGGGTAGCCGGTGCCATCCCAGCGCTCGTGGTGGCTGCGCACGCAGGAGCGCACCCCGGCGAGGAAAGTCACCGGGGCGATGATGGAGTCACCAATGGCCGGGTGCTCGCGCATGATGGCCATCTCCGCATCCGTCAGCCGGGACTGCTTGCAGAGGATGGACTCGACGATGCCGATCTTGCCGATGTCGTGGAGGATGCCGCCGTACTGGAGCGTCTTGAGCTGGCGCTCGGGGAGGTTCAGCTCCTTGCCGATCTCCACCGCCACATCGCCCACGCGCTGGCTGTGGCCGCGGGTGTAGGCGTCCTTCGAGTCGATGGAGTTGGCCAGCGCGACGATCGTCTCCAGGTAGCCTTGCTCGAGGCTCTCGTAGAGGCGGCGGTTCTCCATGTCGTAGGCCATGAGCTGCTTGCTCATGTAATTGAACGTCTGGGCCAGCTCGCCCAGCTCGTTCTTCTGGCGGATGTGCACCTCGGCGCCGAACTGGCCGTTGGCCAGCTCCATGGCCTGGGCGGTGAAGTTCTTCAGCGGGCGGGTGAGGTTGCGCGAGAAGGTAGCCGCCAGCACGCATGCCACGAGGATGGCGGCGCCCAGACCCAGGAGGATGCGCTGCTCCATGGCTTCGACTTGGCGGTAGGCCTGCACCACGGGCTGCTCGGAGACGATGCCCCAGTTCACGCCCGGCATGTGCGTATAGGCAGCGACGACGGCCTCCTTGCCCGTGCCAAAGTTGCCCACGTGGAAGTGCTCGATGTCCGGGCTCTGGGACTGGGCGATCTGCTGGAGCAGGTGGGCCACCGGGCCCCGGTGGGAGACGTTCGTCTCACCATTGAGAGCGGTGCCTCCCGCCACGACGTGGCCGTGCTGGTCCGCCACGTAGAAGAAGCCGCTGGAGCCCAGCCGCTCTTTCTGGATGAGCTTCTGGATGGCCGTGAGCGAGAAGTCCACGGCGATGTAGCCCTTCACCGGATCGCCCAGAGGGAAGGCCATGGTCAGCACCGGCAGTCCCTGTGGACCCTGGTGCGCCACCTCCGAGTAGCGCACGTCGGTGAGGCCCTCGATCAGCGAAAGCGCGCGGGCTTCGTGCTCGGCCACGGCGGTGGGCGGAATGTCGTTCACCGCGAAGGCCTGCAGGCCCGGCAGCCGCTCCTTCTGCGGAGAGAAGACGGTGATGGCCAGCACCTCGCGGCGCTGGATCAGCACGGAGGCCAGCAGGGCGCGCTGCTCCACCTCCGTGCGCGAGAAGAAGGCGGTGTTGGCCAGGGCCAGCACGGGCTGGGTGGGCTCGGACAGGAGCTCTCCCAGCTTGAGGCGCAGCTGCTTCACGTGCTCCTGCGCCAGCTCCTGGGCATCACGCACCAGCAGCTCACGGGTGTGGGAGACGGACAGCCAGCCCACCATCACCGTGGGGATGATGCTCGCGACCAACATCAGCAGGAGGATGGCTTTGAAGAGGCGCACGGTTGGTCATTCCCCGGACTACTTCCAGTCGGTCTTCCCTACCTGGAGCGCCACCTTGTCCTCGACGATCTCGAAGAGCCGCTCCGTGGAGGCACTCGACTTCTGGATGTCGCTCAGTGCGCGCACCGTCCATCGATAACGGCCGGCAGGCAGCGGCGGCAACTTCCACTGCGCGGTAGGGACGGTGCTGCGCACAGGCTCCCCATTCGCGGGAAACACTTCCACCTCATAGGACTTGGCGCCCGCCACCGCGTTCCACGCCAGCGTCACCGGCCCCAGGCCGGACTGGCCCTTGACGGGGGGGAACTTGAAGCGGAACCCATCCGTGGGTGTGCGGGGCTGCGGCGCCACGAGGACTGCCTCGGGGACCGGAGGGGCCTGTCCCTTGGCGATGCGCACCACCTCGCCCGGGTTCACCGGCTGGGTTTTGTCCTCGGCACGCACGCGTACTGGCGGGCCCGTCTGCACGGAGACGGTGGTGGCGCCGCTCTCCTCTACCTTCACGCTGAAGGTGGACGGCTGGCCCGCGCCCGGAGAGAGCAGGGCCCATGCGCTGTCCGCCGTCTTCGCCGCGGACACGTAGTCGGCGGCCTGGAAGTGCGTCTCGGCCTCCTGCAGCTTGGCGGAGGCCTCCTCGCGCCGGGCGGCGTTGCGATCCGCCTGGGCCACCGCCGTGCGGGCCGCGGCCAGCGCGCTCAGGGCGCGGTTGCGATCCTCCGCGGGAGGCAGCTTCAGGGTGGTGCCCGCGGGCACGGTATCGGACGTGAGCCCATTGAGCGCTCGCAGCTCACTGGCGCCCTTGGGGTCTCCGAGCGCGCGTGCGGCGACCTGGCTCAGGGTCTCGCGCTCGTTCACCACGACCTCGCGCTCCGGAGGAGGCGTGGCCGCGAGCCAGACAAGGAGGAGGAGGGCGTTGCTCATCGGAACACGATCTCCCTTCCGGCCTGGACGGTGGCAGCGGGCGTGGACACGGACAGAGACTGGGTGGCCGGTGTCTCGAGCGCCGCGTCCACCTGCCCCTTGATGACCGTGAGGTCCGTCCGCTCCTGGCCGGGCCGGAGCCGCGTCTCGGAGATGGCGATCAGCGCGTCCTCGCCCAGGTTCACCATGCCTCCATTGGGGAAGATGACGCGAGCGCTCGCGCCCGCGGCGGTGCGTACCTTGTCATTCTCGAAGAGAGGCAGCGACTCCTTGGCGGCGAGCCACTCGTCCCCGGTGGCGCGCTTGAGCTTCACATCGCCGTGCACCTCTTTGAGGTGGGCGCGAGGCTCTGGCTGTCGCGTGGGCGCGGGGGGAGAGGGAGGCGCAGACGGCTTCTCATCGGCGGAGCAGCCGATGGGGAGAGCCGGGAGCGCAAGGGCAAGGAGCATGGAGGGCCAGCGTCCGTTCACAAGCAGTTTCAAGGGGAGACAGTCTACCCAGGAAATGGTCCCGCTCGCACGGGCTGACCCACGGTGCGCTTGCTAGTCCAGACGCCGGTGTTGGAGACAGGGCAGGTTGCGTCGGATCCGTGCCAAGAGTTCCGGATCCACAGGAGCGACCGCCAGGCCCTCGCCTTCCGAGGCCCGCGCCGTCACCAGCCCCCACGGATCCACCACCATCGCGTGCCCATAAGTGATGCGCTTGTCGGAGTGGCGCCCACCTTGAGCGGGGGCGAAGACGTAGCACTGGTTCTCGATGGCGCGGGCGCGCAGGAGCACCTCCCAGTGGTCCTTGCCCGTCATCAACGTGAAAGCCGCGGGCACCGCCAGCAATGTCGCCCCCTCCTTGGAGTGGCGGCGGTACAGCTCGGGGAAGCGCAAGTCGTAGCAGACGGAGAGCCCCAGCCTGCCCACCTCCGTCTGTGCGGACACCACTTCCGTGCCCGGCGCCACCGCTGCGGACTCCTGGTAGGTCGCACCATCACCTACATCCACATCGAACAGGTGCATCTTCCGGTAGACAGCCAGGCGCTCGCCCTGTGGCCCGAAGAGGACACTGGTGTTGTAGAGGCGGCCGCCAGGGGCTCCGGCCTCCAGGATGGAGCCGGCCAGGAGGGTGACGCGCAGCTCGCGCGCCAACTGGGCCATGCGGGAGAGCGTGGGCCCGTCCAGCGTCTCGGCGGCGCTGGGGCGATCAGCTTCGGAGCCCATCCAGGAGAAGTTCTCGGGGAGACCGACGAGGCGGGCTCCCAACCCGGCAGCCTGCCGGACGAGCCGGGTGGCGGCCTCCAGGTTGTAGGCCTTATCGGCGGTGGACACCATCTGAGCGGCGGCGATCAGGTGCATGGGGGCGTTATAACGCGCTGTTAGGTACTCGGAACCCTTGGGAATCATTGTCCTTGGGCGCTCTGTTCTAACCCCTGGAGCGGGTGCGTCTTCCTTTACACCTCGTCTGGCCGTGTGGTAGGGGACCCGCCCGACATTTTTCGAAGGCAGTTCCTCGAAAAGTGGGCCGCCGTGCCCGCTTTTCTTATTTTTGGAGCAAAGGTTTCGATTCGTATGGCGGAGAGCAACTTCAAGCAGACGGTGGAGGAGAAGGCGATGAGCCTGCTCGATCCCATCGTTGCGGGCGAAGCGCTTGAGCTCGTCGACCTCGAGTTCGTCCGCGAACGCGAGGGGTGGGTTCTCCGTCTCTTCATCGACAAGCCGGGTGGCCGGGTGGGCCTGGACGAGTGCAGCCAGGTCTCTCGCGCGGTGGATCCGGCGCTGGACGTGGAGGACTTCATTCCCCACGAGTACAACCTCGAGGTCTCCAGCCCTGGGGTCAACCGGCCGTTGAAGAAGCTGGCTCACTACGAGCGGGTGAAGGGGCAGAAGGTCAAGGTGAAGACCTACGGCCCCATTGGCGACCCGCCCCGCAAGAACTTCTCTGGCACGCTCACCGAGGTGTCGGGAGAGGAGATTGCGGTCGAGGTGGAGGGGGCGGGCAGCTTCCGCATCCCCTTCAAGGACATCGCCAAAGCCAACCTGGAGTTCGAGTTCTAGTCGTCGACATACAGGGCCCAACCTTTGAGGGGCGGGCCCGTGGACCCTTTCGGAGAAGACCCAGACCATGCCTACACAAGCCAACCCCAACATCAATCTGAACCTCGTCCTGGACCAGGTGGCCAAGGACAAGGGCATCGAGCGGGGTGTGCTGATTGCGACCCTCGAGGATGCGATGAAGACCGCGGCCAAGAAGCACTTTGGCCAGGACCGCAACCTGGAGGCCAAGTACGACCCAGAGAAGGGCGTGGTCGAGCTGTTCCAGGCCATCGTCGTCGTGGACGAGATCACCGACCCCGTGCAGGCGGTCAACCAGATCACCATGGCCGAGGCCCACAAGAAGGGCATGGAGGTCGAGCCGGGTGACGAGCTGGTGTTCCAGATCTTCTACCGCGACGAGGACGCCGCCGAGGCCAAGGCGCAGGACGATCAGTACGGGGACATTCTCCGGCTGAAGACGTTCCGCCGCGGGTTCGGCCGCATCGCCGCCCAGACGGCCAAGCAGGTCATCCTGCAGCGCACCCGCGACGCGGAGCGCGAGAACGTCTTCAACGAGTACAAGGACCGCAAGAACGAGATCGTCACGGGCATTGCCCGCCGGTTCGAGCGCGGCAACATCATCGTGGACCTGGGCCGCGCCGAGGCCGTGCTGCCGGTGCGCGAGCAGGTGCCGCGCGAGACGTACCGTCCGGGCGACCGCGTCCAGGCGTACGTGCTGGACGTGCTGCGCGAGTCCAAGGGGCCTCAGATCGTCCTGAGCCGCGCCTCGGTGAACCTGCTGACCAAGCTGTTCGAGATGGAGGTGCCCGAGATCGCCGAGGGCATCGTCGTCATCGAGGCGGCGGCGCGTGAGCCGGGCGGCCGGGCGAAGATCGCCGTGAGCAGCCGGGACTCGGACGTCGACCCCGTGGGCGCATGCGTGGGCATGAAGGGCAGCCGCGTGCAGGCGGTGGTGCAGGAGCTGCGCGGCGAGAAGATCGACATCGTCCCCTTCGACGAGGATCCCGCCCGCTTCGTGTGCGCCGCCCTGGCGCCCGCCGAGGTCAGCCGCGTCATCATCGACGAGGCCAACCACGCCATGGAGCTGATCGTCCCGGACGACCAGCTCTCCCTGGCCATCGGCCGGCGCGGCCAGAACGTGCGCCTGGCGGCCCAGCTCACCGGCTGGAAGCTGGACATCAACAGCGAGAGCCGCGTGCGCGAGATGCGCGAGTTCGCCAACCGCTCGCTGGGTGCGCTGCCGGGCGTCAACGAGATGCTCATCGAGACGCTCTACGCGCACGGCTTCCGCCAGGCCAAGGACGTGGCCGAGGCCAGCCCCGACGTGCTCTCGCAGATTCCGGGCCTGGACCCGGCGCGCATCCCCGCCATGCAGGAGGCGGCCCGCAAGCAGATGGTGGATGACGCGGCCGAGCTGTCGCGCATGGATCACGAGCGCGAGCAGGCTCGCATCGCCGAGGCCCGCCGCCACCCGGACGAGCTGAATCAGTCCGAGCGCATGGCCCGCGTCCGCGGCCTGGGTGAGAAGACCATCGAGGCGCTTCAGTCCAGCGGCTACAAGTCCGTCGAGGACATCGCCAACGAGAAGGATCTGCAGAAGCTCGGCGATGTGCCGGGCGTGGGCATCAAGAAGGCGCGCCAGCTCAAGAGCGCGGCCGAGAACTATCTGGTGGAGGAGGCCAAGCTCCGGGCGGAGCTGAACGCCGAGCGCGGAATGCCTCCTCCTTCCGCGTCAGGGAGCGCGGAAGTCGCCAAGTCACCGTAAGCTGAACCACCGGAGGGGGGATGCGCTCGAAGACCCAATCCGGTTCGCAGCAGGGCCCTTTCCCCGAAGGGCCCGTCCGCACCTGCATGGGGTGCGGCGCCAAGAAGGCTCAAGGGGAGTTGACGCGGGTTGCCCTGGACCCGGAGGGTGAGGTGGTGGTGGACAGGGAGAGGCGGTTGCCCGGCCGGGGCGCCTACCTCTGCGGTGCCGGATGTATGACGGCAGCGCTCAAACGGAAGGCCTTCGGGCGGGCTTTCCGGGGCAAGGCGGGCAAGGTTGACCCGTTGAAGCTCGGGCAGGCGTGGGAGCCTGGCTCGAGGTCCTGAGGGGTGGGAGGGGGGGTCGGGTGTTAAGGACCACTCGCGGACAATTCTAGATTAGGGTGCTGCGCCCTCGGGAGTCGGCGGAGCAGAAGGCCAAGCAACGTATGTCGAAGAAGCGCGTTCACGAAATCGCAAAAGAGCTCAAGGGCCACGGCATTGAGCTCGACAACAAAGAGGTCGTTACCGAGCTGGCGGCGCTCGGCTACGACGTCAAGAGCCACTCGTCTTCGCTTGATGACGATCAGGCCAATGCTGCGGTCCAGAAGATCCTGGAGAAGCGCAAGCCGAAGCAGGCCGCGCCGCCGGTGACGGCCAAGGGCTTCGTGGTGCGCCGCAAGGTGGGCGTGCCCTCGGGCGTGTCCTCCGACGGCCAGGAAGGCCAGCAGGCCCACGAGGCCCCCGCTGCGCCTCACGTGCCCGAGGCGGCTCCTACCGCCGAGGCTCCTCGTGCAGCCGCTCAGCCGGAGGAGACTTCGGTCGAGGCGCCCAAGGCACCGGCTCAGCCCGAGCCTGGCGCTGCTGCTGCCGAGGCGCCCAGGGCACCGGCTCAGCCCGAGCCTGGCGCTGCTGCTGCCGAGGCGCCCAGAGCACCGGCTCAGCCCGAGCCTGGCGCTGCTGCTGCCGCCACCGAGGCGCCCAGAGCACCGGCTCAGCCCGAGCCTGCCGCCGCTGCCGCCACCGAGGCGCCCCGTGCGGCCCAGCCCACTCCCGCCGCCGAGGCCCCCAAGGCTCCCGCTCAGCCCGAGCCGCCGGCCGCCCCTCAGGCCGCCCAGACTCCCGCGGCCCCGCCGCAGCGCTTCCCCACGCAGGAGAGGTCCCCTTTGCCCTCCACTCCGCCGCGCAATCCGGTGCCGCCGCAGATCCGGACGCAGGCCACTGTTATCTCCCGTCCGCCTCCGGGTGGACAGGGTGGCCGTCCGGGTGGACAGGGTGGCCGTCCCGGTGGCCAGGGTGGCTACAGCGGCCGTCCGGGTGGTCCCGGCGGCCAAGGTGGTCGTCCCGGTGGACAGGGTGGCTACAGCGGCCGTCCGGGGGGTCCCGGCGGCCACGGTGGCCGTCCGGGGGGGCCAGG encodes the following:
- a CDS encoding serine/threonine-protein kinase, giving the protein MNERYRLVRPLASGGMAELFLGIARGAEGFEKPVAIKRILPYLAKDEAVASMFVAEARLATHLQHQNLVSVYDVGNDATGLFLVMELVNGWDLGVLVRHLKRRNARLPPHLVAFIGAQALAGLSHAYRRTHNGRPVLTAHRDISPSNILISREGEVKLTDFGIAKLEGVSHGTQPGVFKGKPSYAAPEVITGGAATAASDQFSLGIVLYELLAGQHPFSTSTEAIIVAMAIASGTPPPLTEVPAPLAEVVMRSLEKAPEARFPQPEAMAEALGRYLARAGEPGSSHTLAAFLAQQNLPLTLLEQAQAAKASEPARAPAAAPQAVAAPPSPPPSPPAPETGRRVPEPTSEWALPAGSSELSSSGRLVSPAPIPGPVPRTPTPGLAPTLLKSPSQPSLKTMPPPQAPAEAPAAPPTDFRCVRCGSPLPSAYAPCDACASELTMPGNAPLLASPSVLETPAERLELETREAREETFWEHKPSRPWGRWALRLAVVAGLGAGGFFAWPHVQRLLPSAERAMRGALSEPSKPPPLVINSEPSGARVVLGGEDKGTTPLLMDNNYPPGEEITVELTLKGYKPWKSTFPGNAPAQFDVELRKQR
- a CDS encoding DUF971 domain-containing protein, whose product is MSFWDRIKPAPKPVSATDVQLAPDASALSLTWEDGARTSASAQVLRQQCPCAACVDEWTNRRTLDPARVPADIRIQALQPVGNYALTLTFTDGHGTGIYPWPLLREITQPQG
- a CDS encoding HD domain-containing phosphohydrolase, with translation MRLFKAILLLMLVASIIPTVMVGWLSVSHTRELLVRDAQELAQEHVKQLRLKLGELLSEPTQPVLALANTAFFSRTEVEQRALLASVLIQRREVLAITVFSPQKERLPGLQAFAVNDIPPTAVAEHEARALSLIEGLTDVRYSEVAHQGPQGLPVLTMAFPLGDPVKGYIAVDFSLTAIQKLIQKERLGSSGFFYVADQHGHVVAGGTALNGETNVSHRGPVAHLLQQIAQSQSPDIEHFHVGNFGTGKEAVVAAYTHMPGVNWGIVSEQPVVQAYRQVEAMEQRILLGLGAAILVACVLAATFSRNLTRPLKNFTAQAMELANGQFGAEVHIRQKNELGELAQTFNYMSKQLMAYDMENRRLYESLEQGYLETIVALANSIDSKDAYTRGHSQRVGDVAVEIGKELNLPERQLKTLQYGGILHDIGKIGIVESILCKQSRLTDAEMAIMREHPAIGDSIIAPVTFLAGVRSCVRSHHERWDGTGYPDKLKGEEIPMLARIVACADTFDACTSTRPYQKAMPLEQAMQILDKLTGAQLDPQVVAALRAVLQKKGVRLEGHRQPVKLAS
- a CDS encoding LysM peptidoglycan-binding domain-containing protein, encoding MSNALLLLVWLAATPPPEREVVVNERETLSQVAARALGDPKGASELRALNGLTSDTVPAGTTLKLPPAEDRNRALSALAAARTAVAQADRNAARREEASAKLQEAETHFQAADYVSAAKTADSAWALLSPGAGQPSTFSVKVEESGATTVSVQTGPPVRVRAEDKTQPVNPGEVVRIAKGQAPPVPEAVLVAPQPRTPTDGFRFKFPPVKGQSGLGPVTLAWNAVAGAKSYEVEVFPANGEPVRSTVPTAQWKLPPLPAGRYRWTVRALSDIQKSSASTERLFEIVEDKVALQVGKTDWK
- a CDS encoding FecR family protein, whose amino-acid sequence is MLLALALPALPIGCSADEKPSAPPSPPAPTRQPEPRAHLKEVHGDVKLKRATGDEWLAAKESLPLFENDKVRTAAGASARVIFPNGGMVNLGEDALIAISETRLRPGQERTDLTVIKGQVDAALETPATQSLSVSTPAATVQAGREIVFR
- a CDS encoding carbon-nitrogen hydrolase family protein; translation: MHLIAAAQMVSTADKAYNLEAATRLVRQAAGLGARLVGLPENFSWMGSEADRPSAAETLDGPTLSRMAQLARELRVTLLAGSILEAGAPGGRLYNTSVLFGPQGERLAVYRKMHLFDVDVGDGATYQESAAVAPGTEVVSAQTEVGRLGLSVCYDLRFPELYRRHSKEGATLLAVPAAFTLMTGKDHWEVLLRARAIENQCYVFAPAQGGRHSDKRITYGHAMVVDPWGLVTARASEGEGLAVAPVDPELLARIRRNLPCLQHRRLD
- the rimP gene encoding ribosome maturation factor RimP; amino-acid sequence: MAESNFKQTVEEKAMSLLDPIVAGEALELVDLEFVREREGWVLRLFIDKPGGRVGLDECSQVSRAVDPALDVEDFIPHEYNLEVSSPGVNRPLKKLAHYERVKGQKVKVKTYGPIGDPPRKNFSGTLTEVSGEEIAVEVEGAGSFRIPFKDIAKANLEFEF
- the nusA gene encoding transcription termination factor NusA, which translates into the protein MPTQANPNINLNLVLDQVAKDKGIERGVLIATLEDAMKTAAKKHFGQDRNLEAKYDPEKGVVELFQAIVVVDEITDPVQAVNQITMAEAHKKGMEVEPGDELVFQIFYRDEDAAEAKAQDDQYGDILRLKTFRRGFGRIAAQTAKQVILQRTRDAERENVFNEYKDRKNEIVTGIARRFERGNIIVDLGRAEAVLPVREQVPRETYRPGDRVQAYVLDVLRESKGPQIVLSRASVNLLTKLFEMEVPEIAEGIVVIEAAAREPGGRAKIAVSSRDSDVDPVGACVGMKGSRVQAVVQELRGEKIDIVPFDEDPARFVCAALAPAEVSRVIIDEANHAMELIVPDDQLSLAIGRRGQNVRLAAQLTGWKLDINSESRVREMREFANRSLGALPGVNEMLIETLYAHGFRQAKDVAEASPDVLSQIPGLDPARIPAMQEAARKQMVDDAAELSRMDHEREQARIAEARRHPDELNQSERMARVRGLGEKTIEALQSSGYKSVEDIANEKDLQKLGDVPGVGIKKARQLKSAAENYLVEEAKLRAELNAERGMPPPSASGSAEVAKSP
- a CDS encoding YlxR family protein; the encoded protein is MGCGAKKAQGELTRVALDPEGEVVVDRERRLPGRGAYLCGAGCMTAALKRKAFGRAFRGKAGKVDPLKLGQAWEPGSRS